The following are encoded together in the Edaphobacter lichenicola genome:
- the nusA gene encoding transcription termination factor NusA encodes MASVLYQSIETLSRDKGIEPAVVVGAVEDAIALATRKYYKTQENMRAEMDRETGEIRAYVFKTVVETPEQVEDDINQMTLEQARELAPEVEVGGELRFYKDTTPLGRIAAQMAKQVIFQKVREAERDTVFNEYNHRAGEVLNATVKRLEPMDVIFDLGKAEARMPKREQSRLEQFAVGERVRVVLLRVDRAAKGPQVIVSRAAPGLVQNLFQSEVPEIYDGTVTIRAIAREAGERTKIAVMSRDKDVDPVGACVGMKGMRVQSIIRELRGEKIDIIEFSEEITTFAEKALQPAKVSRVSITDLADKQIEVIVDDTQLSLAIGKKGQNVRLAAKLLQWKIDIKSEEEKRQEVESQMQAMSGGPTTPIEQVSELGETILEKLIAAGITTVEALADMTPEQLEEVPGIGEKTVEKISVAVRHYFGQYEEGEERPAPAISAASETAVTEAEEGSMEKTPEAILAAEAGIGTAHEVNNLSSEDIANAEEAESASDAFSDNDAREERIELDNDSVDSLVEEAQEHSDEGIDDGNDRG; translated from the coding sequence ATGGCAAGTGTTCTGTATCAATCGATTGAGACTTTGAGCCGCGATAAAGGTATCGAGCCTGCAGTGGTCGTAGGCGCCGTAGAAGACGCCATCGCGCTCGCCACGCGCAAGTACTACAAGACCCAGGAGAACATGCGCGCCGAGATGGACCGCGAGACCGGCGAGATCCGCGCCTACGTCTTCAAGACCGTCGTCGAAACCCCCGAACAGGTCGAGGACGACATCAACCAGATGACCCTCGAGCAGGCCCGCGAGCTCGCCCCCGAGGTCGAGGTCGGCGGCGAACTGCGCTTCTACAAGGACACCACCCCCCTCGGTCGCATCGCCGCCCAGATGGCCAAGCAGGTCATCTTCCAGAAGGTCCGCGAAGCCGAGCGCGACACCGTCTTCAACGAGTACAACCACCGCGCCGGCGAGGTCCTCAACGCCACCGTCAAGCGCCTCGAGCCAATGGACGTCATCTTCGACCTCGGCAAAGCCGAAGCCCGCATGCCCAAGCGCGAGCAGTCGCGCCTCGAGCAGTTCGCCGTCGGAGAGCGTGTCCGCGTCGTCCTGCTCCGCGTAGACCGCGCCGCCAAGGGCCCGCAGGTCATCGTCTCCCGCGCCGCGCCGGGTCTGGTTCAGAACCTCTTCCAGTCCGAGGTTCCCGAGATCTACGACGGCACCGTCACCATCCGCGCCATCGCCCGCGAGGCCGGCGAGCGCACCAAGATCGCCGTCATGTCCCGCGACAAGGACGTCGACCCCGTCGGCGCCTGCGTCGGCATGAAGGGCATGCGCGTCCAGTCCATCATCCGCGAGCTGCGCGGCGAAAAGATCGACATCATCGAATTCTCGGAGGAGATTACCACCTTCGCCGAGAAGGCCCTCCAGCCCGCCAAGGTCAGCCGCGTCTCCATCACCGACCTCGCCGACAAGCAGATCGAGGTCATCGTCGACGACACCCAGCTATCGCTCGCCATCGGCAAGAAGGGCCAGAACGTCCGCCTCGCCGCCAAGCTCCTCCAGTGGAAGATCGACATCAAGAGCGAAGAGGAGAAGCGTCAGGAGGTCGAGAGCCAGATGCAGGCCATGAGCGGCGGTCCCACGACCCCGATCGAACAGGTCTCCGAGCTCGGCGAAACCATCCTCGAGAAGCTCATCGCCGCCGGCATCACCACCGTCGAAGCCCTTGCCGACATGACCCCCGAGCAGCTCGAAGAGGTCCCCGGCATCGGCGAAAAGACCGTCGAAAAGATCTCCGTCGCCGTTCGCCACTACTTCGGCCAGTACGAAGAAGGCGAAGAGCGTCCTGCCCCTGCCATCTCCGCTGCATCAGAGACGGCAGTCACTGAAGCGGAGGAGGGCTCCATGGAAAAGACACCCGAAGCAATTCTTGCCGCAGAAGCCGGCATCGGCACCGCACACGAGGTCAACAACCTCTCCTCAGAAGACATCGCCAACGCCGAAGAGGCCGAATCGGCCAGCGATGCCTTCAGTGACAATGATGCACGAGAAGAACGGATCGAATTGGATAACGACAGCGTAGACAGCCTGGTAGAAGAAGCCCAGGAGCACTCCGATGAAGGTATCGACGATGGAAACGATCGTGGTTAG
- the guaB gene encoding IMP dehydrogenase produces MISSPVPEALTFDDVLLVPAYSDVVPTQVSTQTQLTRNITLSTPLMSAAMDTVTEARLAIAMAQQGGLGVVHRNLTIEQQAGEIDKVKRSESGMIVDPVTIAPEQSIADALEVMRRYKISGVPVTKNKKLVGILTNRDLRFVSRTDLSIDSVMTKANLITVPVGTTLEQAEQILHQHRVEKLLVVNDDYELKGLITVKDIQKKLKYPNASKDSQGRLRVAGAIGATGDFLERAEALVAARVDALAIDSAHGHSSRVLEAVREVKKRFPQIDLLAGNIATYDGAIALMDAGADAVKVGIGPGSICTTRMVTGAGMPQITAISEAYRAGKERGIPIIADGGIKYSGDVTKAIAAGASVVMMGSLFAGVDESPGETILYQGRSFKAYRGMGSLSAMAQGSGERYFQGKSDMEDAASTERPSLTARENGGSNRLAKFVPEGIEGRVPHRGPLEGMVYQLVGGLRSGMGYLGCGTIAELQANARFIRISNAGLRESHVHDVIITREAPNYHVE; encoded by the coding sequence ATGATTAGCTCCCCCGTACCCGAAGCCCTTACGTTTGATGACGTTCTTCTCGTGCCTGCCTATAGCGACGTTGTTCCAACCCAGGTGAGCACCCAGACGCAGCTGACACGCAATATCACGCTGAGCACGCCGTTGATGTCGGCTGCGATGGATACGGTGACGGAGGCGCGGCTGGCGATTGCGATGGCGCAGCAGGGTGGGCTGGGAGTGGTGCATCGCAATTTGACGATTGAGCAGCAGGCGGGGGAGATCGACAAGGTGAAGCGGTCGGAGAGCGGGATGATCGTTGACCCGGTGACGATTGCGCCGGAGCAGTCGATTGCGGATGCGCTGGAGGTGATGCGGCGATACAAGATCTCGGGCGTGCCGGTGACGAAGAACAAGAAGCTGGTGGGAATTTTGACGAATCGCGACCTGCGGTTTGTCTCGCGGACGGATCTGTCGATTGACTCGGTGATGACGAAGGCGAATCTGATTACGGTGCCGGTGGGTACGACGCTGGAGCAGGCGGAGCAGATTCTGCATCAGCATCGCGTGGAGAAGCTGTTGGTGGTCAATGACGACTATGAGCTGAAGGGTCTGATTACGGTCAAGGACATTCAGAAGAAGCTGAAGTATCCGAATGCTTCGAAGGATTCGCAGGGGCGGCTGCGGGTGGCGGGAGCGATTGGAGCTACGGGGGATTTTCTGGAACGGGCTGAGGCTCTGGTTGCGGCGCGGGTGGATGCGCTGGCGATCGATTCGGCGCATGGACACTCGTCGCGTGTTCTGGAGGCGGTGCGCGAGGTGAAGAAGCGGTTTCCGCAGATCGATCTGCTGGCGGGAAATATCGCTACGTATGACGGGGCGATTGCGCTGATGGATGCTGGAGCCGATGCGGTGAAGGTGGGGATTGGGCCGGGGTCGATCTGCACGACGCGCATGGTGACCGGTGCCGGCATGCCGCAGATTACGGCTATCTCAGAGGCCTATCGTGCGGGCAAGGAGCGGGGTATTCCGATTATTGCTGATGGCGGAATCAAGTACTCGGGCGATGTGACCAAGGCGATTGCGGCTGGGGCCAGCGTGGTGATGATGGGGTCGCTGTTTGCTGGAGTGGATGAGAGTCCTGGGGAGACGATTCTTTATCAGGGGCGGTCGTTCAAGGCTTATCGCGGGATGGGTTCGCTGTCGGCTATGGCGCAGGGATCGGGCGAGCGCTACTTCCAGGGCAAGAGCGATATGGAAGATGCTGCGAGCACGGAGAGGCCATCGCTGACGGCGCGGGAGAACGGCGGCTCGAACCGGCTGGCGAAGTTTGTGCCGGAGGGAATTGAAGGGCGGGTGCCGCATCGTGGGCCGCTTGAGGGCATGGTGTATCAGCTGGTCGGCGGTCTGCGTTCGGGGATGGGGTATCTGGGATGCGGGACGATCGCGGAGCTGCAGGCGAATGCTCGATTTATTCGGATCTCGAACGCCGGGCTGCGAGAGAGTCACGTTCATGATGTGATCATCACGCGTGAGGCGCCTAACTATCACGTGGAGTAA
- a CDS encoding DUF2277 domain-containing protein has translation MCRNIKTLFNFDPPVTEGEIRDASLQFVRKISGFTKPSKANEDAFHSAVDEIASVSARLLASLETNAPPKDREEEAAKKKSRSAERFAV, from the coding sequence ATGTGCAGGAATATCAAAACACTGTTCAACTTCGATCCTCCTGTGACTGAGGGAGAGATTCGTGATGCGTCGCTTCAGTTTGTGAGGAAGATCAGCGGGTTTACGAAGCCATCGAAGGCGAATGAGGATGCGTTCCATTCTGCCGTCGATGAGATCGCTTCGGTTTCGGCTCGACTACTGGCGTCGCTTGAGACCAATGCGCCGCCTAAGGATCGAGAGGAAGAGGCTGCGAAGAAGAAGTCTCGGTCGGCGGAGAGATTTGCGGTTTGA
- a CDS encoding ribosome maturation factor RimP — protein MAVQLDQIRATAERVAASHNLELVDLEFQGGVKFRTLRVFVEKNAAERAKLAELAANEAVQDLPKGVPVERLSGVTHEDCAVFAQDFGTVLDVEDLIPGAEYTLEVSSPGLERKLFRPEDFTRFQGSLVKLQTFTPVNKNRQWQGRLAKFSDGVLTIDLSAVKQKGKAKKAVTESTVDIALANVEKANLVAEI, from the coding sequence ATGGCAGTCCAGCTAGACCAAATTCGAGCAACCGCGGAGCGTGTCGCCGCCTCACACAACCTGGAACTCGTCGATCTTGAGTTTCAGGGCGGAGTCAAGTTCCGCACCTTGCGCGTCTTTGTAGAAAAGAATGCAGCAGAACGAGCCAAACTTGCCGAACTCGCAGCAAATGAAGCCGTTCAGGATCTTCCGAAGGGTGTCCCGGTCGAAAGACTCTCCGGCGTCACCCACGAGGACTGCGCTGTATTTGCACAGGATTTCGGCACCGTCCTCGATGTAGAAGACCTCATCCCGGGCGCAGAGTACACCCTCGAGGTCTCCTCACCCGGCCTCGAACGCAAGCTGTTTCGGCCCGAAGACTTCACCCGGTTTCAAGGCAGTCTGGTCAAACTCCAGACCTTCACGCCAGTGAACAAGAACAGGCAGTGGCAAGGCCGTCTCGCCAAATTTTCAGACGGTGTACTGACAATCGACCTCTCTGCCGTCAAACAGAAGGGCAAGGCAAAGAAGGCTGTGACAGAATCGACCGTCGACATCGCCCTGGCGAACGTCGAAAAGGCCAATCTGGTCGCGGAGATTTAG
- a CDS encoding ArnT family glycosyltransferase — translation MNDIQHPAVTGARNGSAPVMWLQQYLKPPSITTIREFVILSVVTIFLLLYGLVPVFGGDQLGLVGADEPRYAQIAREMLTAHSQACHDVDAKMIPHSPRLEDIRNSFHCIASGTVTPILYGKPWLEKPALYYWRAMSFFKEFGVSDWTARLPSSSATLALVVLIFLHMRRFRPGGHLDAALITVSCVAIVSFARGASTDMQLAAPFCIGMLGWYAWYETGKKFWLFDLYFFGAAATLAKGPVAPFLALVIILLFAGLRREWSLLRRTIWIPGVILYLAMVLPWYIAVQKRNPTFYRLFFLEHNLERFATNRYQHHQPFWYYLAVLLLGLMPWTVIAIRALIDSIEVSIAEWKIRRNPARYLGHTRAGDAFPEFLVLWALFPIVFFSFSGSKLPGYILPSIPPLTILTADYLNRSRRQGLPQWLIWAHAATCGLLVFVLALAPQHMKYETFVPSAQWLLVAGAAALAFGAVVFLTIRRWGIPQICNVTLLPVLATLVFLLGFYGKELDMNYSARPLAREIQQQAPDVKLVATDIKRDMDYGLAFYRNQPMIHYGTDGVPDAEHILVIRASDAGDLDRWLGGRVYKPLFLYESQGIEVYRVYARPPDVPPDQREDHPHHPTKTGRHVTK, via the coding sequence ATGAACGATATTCAACATCCCGCCGTCACCGGCGCACGGAATGGCAGCGCACCCGTGATGTGGCTCCAGCAGTATCTAAAGCCGCCCTCAATCACGACAATCCGCGAGTTTGTCATCCTCTCCGTGGTCACCATCTTTCTTCTGCTCTATGGTCTGGTCCCGGTCTTCGGCGGCGACCAGCTAGGCCTGGTCGGTGCCGACGAGCCGCGGTACGCCCAGATCGCCCGCGAGATGCTCACCGCGCACTCGCAGGCCTGCCACGATGTCGACGCCAAGATGATTCCGCACAGCCCGCGCCTGGAAGACATCCGCAACTCCTTCCACTGCATCGCCAGCGGCACCGTCACCCCTATCCTCTATGGCAAGCCCTGGCTGGAAAAGCCCGCCCTCTACTACTGGCGCGCCATGAGCTTCTTCAAGGAGTTCGGCGTCTCCGACTGGACCGCCCGCCTCCCGTCCTCCTCTGCAACCCTGGCCCTCGTCGTCCTGATCTTCCTCCACATGCGACGCTTCCGCCCTGGCGGCCACCTTGACGCAGCACTGATCACCGTCTCCTGCGTGGCCATCGTCAGCTTCGCCCGCGGCGCCTCCACCGACATGCAGCTCGCCGCGCCCTTCTGCATCGGAATGCTCGGCTGGTACGCCTGGTACGAGACCGGCAAAAAATTCTGGCTCTTCGATCTCTACTTCTTCGGAGCAGCGGCCACGCTCGCAAAGGGCCCCGTGGCTCCCTTCCTCGCGCTGGTCATCATCCTCCTCTTCGCTGGCCTCCGTCGCGAGTGGTCCCTTCTCCGCCGCACCATCTGGATCCCCGGAGTCATCCTCTATCTGGCCATGGTGTTGCCCTGGTACATCGCCGTTCAAAAACGCAACCCAACCTTCTACCGTCTCTTCTTTCTCGAACACAATCTCGAGCGGTTCGCCACCAACCGCTACCAGCACCATCAACCTTTCTGGTACTACCTCGCGGTCCTTCTCCTCGGACTCATGCCCTGGACCGTCATTGCCATCCGTGCGCTCATCGACTCCATCGAAGTCTCTATCGCCGAGTGGAAGATCCGTCGCAACCCCGCCCGCTACCTCGGCCACACCCGCGCCGGCGACGCCTTCCCCGAGTTCCTCGTCCTCTGGGCACTCTTCCCCATCGTCTTCTTCTCCTTCTCCGGCTCCAAGCTCCCCGGCTACATCCTTCCCTCCATCCCCCCGCTGACCATCCTCACCGCCGACTATCTCAACCGCAGCCGCCGCCAGGGCCTGCCGCAATGGCTCATCTGGGCGCACGCCGCCACCTGCGGCCTCCTCGTCTTCGTCCTCGCTCTCGCCCCTCAGCACATGAAGTACGAGACCTTCGTACCCTCCGCGCAATGGCTGCTGGTCGCAGGCGCCGCCGCACTAGCCTTCGGGGCCGTCGTCTTCCTCACCATCCGTCGTTGGGGCATCCCGCAGATCTGCAACGTAACCCTGCTTCCAGTCCTCGCAACTCTCGTCTTTCTCCTCGGCTTCTACGGCAAAGAGCTCGATATGAACTACTCTGCCCGCCCCCTCGCCCGCGAGATCCAGCAACAGGCACCCGACGTGAAGCTGGTAGCCACCGACATCAAGCGCGACATGGACTACGGCCTCGCCTTCTATCGCAACCAGCCCATGATCCACTACGGCACCGACGGCGTCCCCGACGCGGAGCACATCCTCGTCATCCGTGCCAGCGACGCCGGCGATCTCGATCGCTGGCTCGGCGGGCGCGTCTACAAACCCTTATTCCTCTACGAATCGCAAGGGATCGAAGTCTACCGCGTCTACGCTCGCCCCCCAGACGTCCCGCCCGACCAACGGGAGGACCACCCCCATCATCCAACCAAGACCGGTAGACACGTCACGAAGTGA
- the infB gene encoding translation initiation factor IF-2 produces MSKVRINDLARELEVKSRPILDALEAIGVSGKTHSSSIEADQAERVRDYFKNGGRSGASRQQQQADNKPRFDLSKVSKPGDALKAILERKQAEATAKAAPPPRPTAVVAPPPASAPVAAASPRVVAAPHTAAPVSSAAPAQTGPAAPRRIVPLPRQGANIVAPAPGPAIATRPPVGPVIARPPVAASPVAVSPAAVPPSADRPAVASAPVVAAPPVAKPAPPPAPAAETATEPKPTPAPPVEAGPAAPIVEAPAPVAEAETEAAPEAPAPTPGPPARRVIMPQTGPRPIYTAPPVAPGTPQRGRPIFERPRPQSPGAPGSRPMSSTAPGARRPMHPTRTFPGGPGGPGGAPGRPGFTPGARPGFPARPGFGARPGGGPGGPGGAPGVMPGPGEKPGMRPAARPASRRGGQRYEKTKEGPMKGFQPPPRFGGAQISREPVPITRTITVTEGISVKDLAEKLDVRGKDLIATLLMKGVFVTVNQSLEGELVKDVARQFGADATIISVEEQLENEAIEGFLEDTTGMVEVVRSPVVTVMGHVDHGKTSLLDAIRSTDVAGGEAGGITQHIGAYKVKITKPDSPAFGREIVFLDTPGHEAFTRMRARGAKVTDIVVIVVAADDGVMPQTLEAIDHARAANVPIIVAVNKIDKPEANPSKVIQQLTARGLQPSNMGGDTEFVEVSAKKHLNLDKLEEMICLVADVNEQKAQPDRPAVGTVIEAKLDRGRGAVASILVQNGTLRTGDSYIVGNTFGKIRAMFDDRGRPITEAGPSTPVEILGLEGMPDAGDTFLVMADRDKAKGIAQYRKMKEREAQLAKSSRVSLEGLAEQIKQAGMKDLNLIIKGDVQGSVEVIADTLERMSTEKVRVRVLHSGVGAITESDVLLASASNAVVIGFNVRPDRKSAEIAERENVEIRLHSIIYELQDEITKAMYGLLEPVFKENYAGRAEVLNVFKITKVGQIAGCRVTDGLIKRDQQVRLLRDGAEVWKGKIASLKRFKDDVSEVRQGVECGIDLAGHKDIRVGDVIESFTTETLAAELGQNSAAARKAEKAEKEREAATAAAAHAENSVNA; encoded by the coding sequence ATGAGCAAAGTTCGAATTAACGATCTGGCACGAGAACTGGAAGTAAAGAGCAGGCCAATCCTGGACGCGCTCGAAGCCATTGGCGTGTCTGGAAAGACCCACTCCAGCTCGATTGAAGCCGATCAGGCCGAAAGAGTTCGGGATTACTTCAAGAACGGCGGAAGAAGCGGGGCCAGCCGGCAGCAGCAGCAGGCCGACAACAAGCCCAGGTTCGACCTCTCCAAGGTCTCCAAACCCGGCGATGCCCTCAAGGCGATTCTCGAGCGCAAACAAGCCGAGGCCACCGCCAAAGCCGCACCGCCGCCGCGCCCAACCGCCGTCGTTGCGCCGCCGCCCGCCTCAGCCCCGGTTGCAGCCGCATCGCCGCGCGTCGTCGCGGCACCGCACACCGCGGCCCCGGTCTCCTCTGCCGCACCTGCCCAGACTGGACCGGCAGCGCCTCGCCGCATCGTTCCTCTGCCCCGCCAGGGCGCAAATATCGTCGCTCCCGCGCCAGGCCCGGCCATCGCGACCAGGCCGCCCGTCGGCCCGGTCATCGCACGCCCGCCAGTCGCCGCTTCTCCAGTCGCCGTCTCTCCAGCCGCCGTGCCGCCATCGGCTGACCGCCCCGCGGTCGCATCCGCCCCCGTAGTGGCTGCTCCACCTGTAGCAAAGCCCGCACCTCCACCTGCCCCGGCCGCGGAAACAGCAACCGAGCCAAAGCCAACCCCGGCCCCGCCGGTCGAAGCGGGTCCCGCTGCACCGATCGTCGAAGCTCCAGCGCCCGTAGCCGAGGCTGAGACCGAAGCCGCTCCGGAAGCGCCGGCCCCGACTCCCGGCCCCCCAGCCCGTCGCGTCATCATGCCGCAGACCGGGCCCCGCCCCATCTACACCGCGCCTCCAGTCGCCCCCGGCACGCCGCAACGTGGCCGCCCCATCTTTGAGCGCCCCCGTCCGCAGTCGCCCGGCGCTCCCGGCTCCCGTCCCATGTCCTCGACGGCTCCCGGCGCACGCCGTCCGATGCACCCCACCCGCACCTTCCCCGGCGGCCCAGGAGGCCCCGGCGGTGCACCTGGCCGTCCCGGCTTTACCCCCGGCGCACGTCCCGGCTTCCCGGCGCGTCCCGGCTTCGGAGCCCGCCCAGGCGGCGGCCCCGGTGGTCCCGGCGGAGCCCCTGGCGTAATGCCCGGCCCTGGCGAAAAGCCGGGAATGCGTCCCGCAGCCCGCCCAGCCTCACGCCGCGGCGGACAGCGTTACGAGAAGACCAAAGAAGGCCCGATGAAGGGCTTCCAGCCGCCACCACGCTTCGGCGGCGCGCAGATCTCCCGCGAGCCGGTGCCGATCACCCGCACCATCACAGTCACCGAAGGCATCAGCGTCAAGGATCTCGCCGAAAAGCTCGACGTTCGCGGCAAGGACCTCATCGCCACCCTCCTCATGAAGGGCGTCTTCGTCACCGTCAACCAATCCCTCGAGGGCGAGCTGGTCAAGGACGTTGCCCGCCAGTTCGGCGCCGACGCCACCATCATCTCGGTCGAAGAGCAGCTCGAAAACGAGGCCATCGAAGGCTTCCTCGAAGACACCACCGGCATGGTCGAAGTCGTTCGTTCGCCTGTCGTCACCGTCATGGGCCACGTCGACCACGGCAAAACCTCGCTCCTCGACGCCATCCGCTCCACCGACGTCGCCGGCGGCGAAGCCGGCGGCATCACCCAGCACATCGGCGCCTACAAGGTCAAAATCACCAAGCCCGACTCTCCCGCCTTCGGTCGCGAGATCGTCTTCCTCGACACCCCAGGCCACGAGGCCTTTACCCGCATGCGTGCCCGCGGAGCCAAGGTCACCGACATCGTCGTCATCGTCGTTGCAGCAGACGACGGCGTCATGCCCCAGACCCTCGAAGCCATCGACCACGCCCGCGCAGCCAACGTGCCGATCATCGTCGCAGTCAACAAGATCGACAAGCCCGAGGCCAACCCCTCCAAGGTCATCCAGCAGCTCACCGCGCGCGGCCTTCAACCCTCCAACATGGGTGGCGACACCGAGTTCGTCGAAGTCTCCGCGAAGAAGCACCTCAACCTCGACAAGCTCGAGGAGATGATCTGCCTCGTAGCCGACGTCAACGAACAAAAAGCCCAGCCCGACCGTCCCGCCGTCGGAACCGTCATCGAAGCCAAACTCGATCGCGGCCGCGGCGCCGTCGCCAGCATCCTCGTACAGAACGGAACCCTCCGCACCGGAGACAGCTACATCGTCGGCAACACCTTCGGCAAAATTCGCGCCATGTTCGACGACCGTGGCCGTCCCATCACCGAAGCCGGCCCATCCACCCCGGTCGAAATCCTCGGCCTCGAGGGCATGCCCGACGCAGGCGACACCTTCCTCGTCATGGCTGACCGCGACAAGGCCAAGGGCATCGCTCAGTACCGCAAGATGAAGGAGCGCGAAGCCCAGCTCGCCAAGAGCTCCCGCGTCTCGCTCGAAGGGCTCGCCGAGCAGATCAAGCAGGCCGGCATGAAGGACCTCAACCTCATCATCAAGGGCGACGTGCAAGGTTCCGTCGAGGTCATCGCCGACACACTCGAGCGCATGTCTACCGAGAAGGTCCGCGTTCGCGTCCTCCACTCCGGGGTCGGCGCCATCACCGAGTCCGATGTCCTCCTGGCCTCTGCCTCGAACGCCGTCGTCATCGGCTTCAACGTCCGCCCCGATCGCAAGTCTGCCGAGATCGCCGAGCGCGAAAACGTCGAGATTCGTCTGCACTCCATCATCTACGAGCTGCAGGACGAGATCACCAAGGCGATGTACGGCCTCCTCGAACCAGTCTTCAAGGAGAACTACGCCGGCCGCGCCGAAGTGCTCAACGTCTTCAAGATCACCAAGGTCGGCCAGATCGCCGGCTGCCGTGTCACCGACGGCCTCATCAAACGCGATCAGCAGGTACGTCTGCTTCGCGACGGCGCCGAAGTATGGAAGGGCAAGATTGCCTCCCTCAAGCGCTTCAAGGACGACGTCTCCGAGGTCCGTCAGGGCGTCGAGTGCGGTATCGATCTCGCAGGACACAAGGACATCCGTGTCGGCGACGTCATCGAGTCCTTCACCACCGAAACCCTCGCCGCCGAGCTCGGCCAGAACTCTGCCGCAGCCCGAAAAGCAGAGAAGGCCGAGAAGGAACGCGAAGCAGCCACCGCAGCCGCAGCCCACGCGGAAAACTCAGTCAACGCCTAA
- a CDS encoding GNAT family N-acetyltransferase yields the protein MAVATQLEILDLRHFSARQLRPLLETESRVWEQRLRWNYQSSTELLLQYLDSRILPGFVALDRGRICGFTFCVYEGQKAVVGDAFAIANDTAQMLQTTHTLLHQLLQLLQNSPGIQRIESQLLLYDAGSINEVFLASGFTMYPRLFMECDLSVPADAPHAPPELNLPATVELLRWSTDHYQAAAELIHECYLGHIDARINDQYCSLHGSLRFLHNIVRFPGCGVFEPNASWVLRDRHNGSIVGMLLCSRVASDVAHITQLCIAPAWRGHGLGRALLNHCIDHLTRASFAAITLTVTEANQQAVKLYENHGFFTRHRFDAMVLDRTNPIPNQREDRQ from the coding sequence ATGGCCGTCGCGACCCAACTCGAGATACTGGACCTTCGCCACTTTTCGGCGCGCCAGCTTCGTCCTCTGCTCGAAACCGAGTCGCGCGTCTGGGAGCAACGCCTTCGCTGGAACTATCAAAGCTCCACCGAACTCCTCCTCCAGTACCTCGACTCGCGCATCCTGCCCGGCTTCGTCGCACTCGACCGCGGACGCATCTGCGGCTTCACCTTCTGCGTCTACGAAGGCCAGAAAGCAGTAGTCGGTGACGCCTTCGCCATCGCCAACGACACGGCGCAGATGCTTCAAACCACGCACACCCTGCTCCACCAGCTGCTGCAGCTTCTGCAAAACTCCCCCGGCATTCAACGCATCGAGTCCCAGCTCCTGCTCTACGACGCCGGCTCCATCAACGAGGTCTTCCTCGCATCCGGCTTCACCATGTATCCCCGCCTCTTCATGGAGTGCGACCTCAGCGTTCCGGCAGACGCCCCCCATGCTCCTCCCGAGCTGAATCTTCCCGCCACCGTTGAGCTGCTGCGCTGGTCCACCGATCACTATCAGGCCGCAGCCGAACTCATCCACGAGTGCTACCTCGGTCACATCGACGCCCGCATCAACGATCAGTACTGCTCCCTCCACGGCTCCCTTCGCTTCCTCCACAACATCGTCCGCTTCCCCGGCTGCGGCGTCTTTGAGCCCAACGCCTCCTGGGTCCTTCGCGATCGCCACAACGGCTCCATCGTCGGAATGTTGCTGTGTTCCCGCGTAGCCAGCGACGTCGCCCACATCACCCAGCTCTGCATCGCCCCCGCCTGGCGAGGCCACGGCCTTGGACGAGCCCTCCTCAACCATTGCATCGATCATCTAACCCGCGCCAGCTTCGCGGCCATCACTCTGACCGTCACCGAAGCCAACCAGCAGGCCGTCAAGCTGTATGAGAACCACGGCTTCTTCACCCGCCATCGCTTCGACGCCATGGTTCTAGACCGGACGAATCCTATTCCCAACCAACGGGAGGACCGGCAATGA